The proteins below are encoded in one region of Erinaceus europaeus chromosome 15, mEriEur2.1, whole genome shotgun sequence:
- the NUDT16L1 gene encoding tudor-interacting repair regulator protein isoform X2, with amino-acid sequence MSAVPELKQISRAEAMRLGPGWSHSCHAMLYAANPGQLFGRIPMRFSVLMQMRFDGLLGFPGGFVDRRFWSLEDGLNRVLGLGLGGLRLTEADYLSSHLAEGPQRVVAHLYARQLTLEQLHALEVRAVHSRDHGLEVLNMMPEDKLAEALAASAEKQKKALEKLGLPKSSS; translated from the exons ATGTCGGCTGTCCCCGAGCTGAAGCAGATCAGCCGCGCCGAGGCCATGCGCCTGGGCCCGGGCTGGAGCCACTCGTGTCACGCCATGCTCTACGCCGCCAACCCGGGGCAGCTGTTCGGCCGCATCCCCATGCGCTTCTCGGTGCTG ATGCAGATGCGCTTCGACGGGCTGCTGGGCTTCCCGGGCGGCTTCGTGGACCGGCGCTTCTGGTCGCTGGAGGACGGGCTGAACCGCGTGCTGGGGCTGGGCCTGGGCGGCCTGCGGCTGACGGAGGCCGACTACCTGAGCTCGCACCTGGCGGAGGGCCCGCAGCGCGTCGTGGCGCACCTGTACGCGCGGCAGCTGACGCTGGAGCAGCTGCACGCCCTGGAGGTCCGCGCCGTGCACTCGCGCGACCACGGCCTGGAG GTGCTCAACATGATGCCCGAGGACAAGCTGGCTGAGGCCTTGGCTGCGTCCGCGGAGAAGCAGAAGAAGGCCCTGGAGAAGCTGGGCCTCCCCAAGTCTTCCTCCTAA
- the NUDT16L1 gene encoding tudor-interacting repair regulator protein isoform X3: MSAVPELKQISRAEAMRLGPGWSHSCHAMLYAANPGQLFGRIPMRFSVLVLGLVRVPLYTQKDRVGGLPNFLSNAFVSTAKYQLLFALKVLNMMPEDKLAEALAASAEKQKKALEKLGLPKSSS, from the exons ATGTCGGCTGTCCCCGAGCTGAAGCAGATCAGCCGCGCCGAGGCCATGCGCCTGGGCCCGGGCTGGAGCCACTCGTGTCACGCCATGCTCTACGCCGCCAACCCGGGGCAGCTGTTCGGCCGCATCCCCATGCGCTTCTCGGTGCTG GTGCTGGGGCTCGTGCGGGTCCCGCTGTACACGCAGAAGGACCGGGTGGGCGGCCTGCCCAACTTCCTGAGCAACGCCTTCGTCAGCACCGCCAAGTACCAGCTCCTCTTCGCCCTCAAGGTGCTCAACATGATGCCCGAGGACAAGCTGGCTGAGGCCTTGGCTGCGTCCGCGGAGAAGCAGAAGAAGGCCCTGGAGAAGCTGGGCCTCCCCAAGTCTTCCTCCTAA
- the NUDT16L1 gene encoding tudor-interacting repair regulator protein isoform X1, with protein MSAVPELKQISRAEAMRLGPGWSHSCHAMLYAANPGQLFGRIPMRFSVLMQMRFDGLLGFPGGFVDRRFWSLEDGLNRVLGLGLGGLRLTEADYLSSHLAEGPQRVVAHLYARQLTLEQLHALEVRAVHSRDHGLEVLGLVRVPLYTQKDRVGGLPNFLSNAFVSTAKYQLLFALKVLNMMPEDKLAEALAASAEKQKKALEKLGLPKSSS; from the exons ATGTCGGCTGTCCCCGAGCTGAAGCAGATCAGCCGCGCCGAGGCCATGCGCCTGGGCCCGGGCTGGAGCCACTCGTGTCACGCCATGCTCTACGCCGCCAACCCGGGGCAGCTGTTCGGCCGCATCCCCATGCGCTTCTCGGTGCTG ATGCAGATGCGCTTCGACGGGCTGCTGGGCTTCCCGGGCGGCTTCGTGGACCGGCGCTTCTGGTCGCTGGAGGACGGGCTGAACCGCGTGCTGGGGCTGGGCCTGGGCGGCCTGCGGCTGACGGAGGCCGACTACCTGAGCTCGCACCTGGCGGAGGGCCCGCAGCGCGTCGTGGCGCACCTGTACGCGCGGCAGCTGACGCTGGAGCAGCTGCACGCCCTGGAGGTCCGCGCCGTGCACTCGCGCGACCACGGCCTGGAG GTGCTGGGGCTCGTGCGGGTCCCGCTGTACACGCAGAAGGACCGGGTGGGCGGCCTGCCCAACTTCCTGAGCAACGCCTTCGTCAGCACCGCCAAGTACCAGCTCCTCTTCGCCCTCAAGGTGCTCAACATGATGCCCGAGGACAAGCTGGCTGAGGCCTTGGCTGCGTCCGCGGAGAAGCAGAAGAAGGCCCTGGAGAAGCTGGGCCTCCCCAAGTCTTCCTCCTAA
- the MGRN1 gene encoding E3 ubiquitin-protein ligase MGRN1 isoform X1, with the protein MGAILSRRIAGVEDIDIQANSAYRYPPKSGNYFASHFFMGGEKFDTPHPEGYLFGENMDLNFLGSRPVQFPYVTPAPHEPVKTLRSLVNIRKDSLRLVRYKDGNDSPCEDGEKPRVLYSLEFTFDADARVAVTIYCQAVEEFLNGSAVYSPRSPALQSETVHYKRGVSQQFSLPSFKIDFAEWKDDELNFDLDRGVFPVVIQAVVDEGDVVEVTGHAHVLLAAFEKHVDGSFSVKPLKQKQIVDRVSYLLQEIYGIENKNNQETKPSDEENSDNSNECVVCLSDLRDTLILPCRHLCLCNSCADTLRYQASNCPICRLPFRALLQIRAVRKKPGALSPVSFSPVLAQSMDHDEHSCPLKKSKSHPASLASKRAKRETSSDSIPPGYEPISLLEALNGLRAASPAMPSAPLYEEITYSAVSEGLSQASCPLAGLGGIMESGQQKAKPRGKSPDSTLRSPSSPIHEEDEEKLSQDLEAPAPRGGAGLVLSSSPESFMTEEIDETSLKQESRVPSIENVLQDGSPEHCSLSQPGLPTDIYLPGWSTSMETPCSLRTTSTPSPEPGATELTPL; encoded by the exons ATGGGCGCCATCCTGAGCCGCCGCATCGCGGGCGTGGAGGACATCGACATCCAGGCCAACTCGGCCTATCGCTACCCCCCGAAGTCCG GAAACTACTTTGCCTCACACTTTTTCATGGGGGGCGAGAAGTTCGACACCCCCCACCCTGAAGGCTACCTCTTTGGTGAGAACATGGATCTGAACTTCCTGGGCAGTCGCCCAGTCCAG TTTCCTTACGTCACCCCTGCCCCCCATGAGCCTGTGAAGACCTTGAGGAGCCTAGTGAACATCCGGAAAGACTCCCTCCGGCTCGTGAG GTACAAGGATGGCAACGACAGCCCCTGCGAGGACGGGGAGAAGCCCCGGGTGCTCTACAGCCTGGAGTTCACCTTTGACGCCGACGCACGTGTGGCCGTCACCATCTACTGCCAGGCGGTGGAGGAGTTCCTTAACGGCTCAGCCGT gtacAGCCCCAGGAGCCCAGCCCTACAGTCAGAGACCGTCCACTACAAGCGAGGCGTGAGCCAGCAgttctccctgccctccttcaaGATCGACTTTGCAGAGTGGAAGGATGACGAG CTGAACTTTGACCTGGATCGGGGCGTGTTTCCAGTGGTCATCCAGGCAGTGGTGGATGAAGGAGATG TGGTGGAGGTCACCGGTCATGCTCATGTACTCCTGGCTGCTTTTGAAAAG CACGTGGATGGCAGCTTCTCCGTGAAGCCTTTAAAACAGAAGCAAATC GTGGACCGGGTCAGCTACCTGTTGCAGGAGATCTACGGCATCGAGAACAAGAACAACCAGGAGACCAAG CCCTCGGACGAGGAGAACAGTGACAACAGCAATGAGTGTGTGGTGTGCCTTTCGGACCTGCGCGACACACTCATCCTGCCCTGCCGCCACCTGTGTCTCTGCAACTCCTGCGCCGACACGCTGCGCTACCAGGCCAGCAACTGCCCCATCTGCCGGCTGC CCTTCCGGGCCCTTCTGCAGATCCGTGCCGTGCGGAAGAAACCGGGAGCCCTGTCCCCCGTCTCTTTCAGCCCCGTGCTGGCCCAGAGCATGGACCATGACGAGCATTCC TGCCCCCTTAAAAAGTCAAAGTCGCACCCCGCCTCACTGGCCAGCAAGAGAGCTAAAAGGGAAACA AGCTCTGACAGCATCCCGCCTGGCTACGAGCCCATCTCCCTGCTGGAGGCGCTCAACGGCCTGCGGGCCGCCTCCCCGGCCATGCCCTCTGCACCACTCTACGAGGAGATCACATACTCAGCCGTCTCTGAGGGCCTGTCCCAGGCCAGCTGTCCCCTCGCGGGACTCGGTGGCATCATGGAAAGTGGCCAACAGAAGGCCAAGCCCAGGGGCAAGTCCCCTGACAG CACCCTGCGGTCCCCGTCGTCCCCCATCCATGAGGAGGACGAGGAGAAGCTCTCCCAGGACTTGGAGGCACCTGcgccgcggggcggggcggggctggtACTGAGCAGTTCCCCGGAG AGCTTCATGACGGAGGAGATTGACGAGACGTCCCTGAAACAAG AGAGCCGAGTGCCATCCATAGAGAACGTCCTGCAAGACGGGAGCCCCGAACACTGCAGCCTCAGCCAGCCTGGCCTGCCCACCGACATCTACCTGCCAG gatgGTCCACCTCCATGGAGACACCCTGCAGCCTGCGCACCACCAGCACCCCCAGCCCCGAGCCTGGGGCCACCGAGCTGACTCCGCTCTGA
- the MGRN1 gene encoding E3 ubiquitin-protein ligase MGRN1 isoform X2, translating to MGAILSRRIAGVEDIDIQANSAYRYPPKSGNYFASHFFMGGEKFDTPHPEGYLFGENMDLNFLGSRPVQFPYVTPAPHEPVKTLRSLVNIRKDSLRLVRYKDGNDSPCEDGEKPRVLYSLEFTFDADARVAVTIYCQAVEEFLNGSAVYSPRSPALQSETVHYKRGVSQQFSLPSFKIDFAEWKDDELNFDLDRGVFPVVIQAVVDEGDVVEVTGHAHVLLAAFEKHVDGSFSVKPLKQKQIVDRVSYLLQEIYGIENKNNQETKPSDEENSDNSNECVVCLSDLRDTLILPCRHLCLCNSCADTLRYQASNCPICRLPFRALLQIRAVRKKPGALSPVSFSPVLAQSMDHDEHSSSDSIPPGYEPISLLEALNGLRAASPAMPSAPLYEEITYSAVSEGLSQASCPLAGLGGIMESGQQKAKPRGKSPDSTLRSPSSPIHEEDEEKLSQDLEAPAPRGGAGLVLSSSPESFMTEEIDETSLKQESRVPSIENVLQDGSPEHCSLSQPGLPTDIYLPGWSTSMETPCSLRTTSTPSPEPGATELTPL from the exons ATGGGCGCCATCCTGAGCCGCCGCATCGCGGGCGTGGAGGACATCGACATCCAGGCCAACTCGGCCTATCGCTACCCCCCGAAGTCCG GAAACTACTTTGCCTCACACTTTTTCATGGGGGGCGAGAAGTTCGACACCCCCCACCCTGAAGGCTACCTCTTTGGTGAGAACATGGATCTGAACTTCCTGGGCAGTCGCCCAGTCCAG TTTCCTTACGTCACCCCTGCCCCCCATGAGCCTGTGAAGACCTTGAGGAGCCTAGTGAACATCCGGAAAGACTCCCTCCGGCTCGTGAG GTACAAGGATGGCAACGACAGCCCCTGCGAGGACGGGGAGAAGCCCCGGGTGCTCTACAGCCTGGAGTTCACCTTTGACGCCGACGCACGTGTGGCCGTCACCATCTACTGCCAGGCGGTGGAGGAGTTCCTTAACGGCTCAGCCGT gtacAGCCCCAGGAGCCCAGCCCTACAGTCAGAGACCGTCCACTACAAGCGAGGCGTGAGCCAGCAgttctccctgccctccttcaaGATCGACTTTGCAGAGTGGAAGGATGACGAG CTGAACTTTGACCTGGATCGGGGCGTGTTTCCAGTGGTCATCCAGGCAGTGGTGGATGAAGGAGATG TGGTGGAGGTCACCGGTCATGCTCATGTACTCCTGGCTGCTTTTGAAAAG CACGTGGATGGCAGCTTCTCCGTGAAGCCTTTAAAACAGAAGCAAATC GTGGACCGGGTCAGCTACCTGTTGCAGGAGATCTACGGCATCGAGAACAAGAACAACCAGGAGACCAAG CCCTCGGACGAGGAGAACAGTGACAACAGCAATGAGTGTGTGGTGTGCCTTTCGGACCTGCGCGACACACTCATCCTGCCCTGCCGCCACCTGTGTCTCTGCAACTCCTGCGCCGACACGCTGCGCTACCAGGCCAGCAACTGCCCCATCTGCCGGCTGC CCTTCCGGGCCCTTCTGCAGATCCGTGCCGTGCGGAAGAAACCGGGAGCCCTGTCCCCCGTCTCTTTCAGCCCCGTGCTGGCCCAGAGCATGGACCATGACGAGCATTCC AGCTCTGACAGCATCCCGCCTGGCTACGAGCCCATCTCCCTGCTGGAGGCGCTCAACGGCCTGCGGGCCGCCTCCCCGGCCATGCCCTCTGCACCACTCTACGAGGAGATCACATACTCAGCCGTCTCTGAGGGCCTGTCCCAGGCCAGCTGTCCCCTCGCGGGACTCGGTGGCATCATGGAAAGTGGCCAACAGAAGGCCAAGCCCAGGGGCAAGTCCCCTGACAG CACCCTGCGGTCCCCGTCGTCCCCCATCCATGAGGAGGACGAGGAGAAGCTCTCCCAGGACTTGGAGGCACCTGcgccgcggggcggggcggggctggtACTGAGCAGTTCCCCGGAG AGCTTCATGACGGAGGAGATTGACGAGACGTCCCTGAAACAAG AGAGCCGAGTGCCATCCATAGAGAACGTCCTGCAAGACGGGAGCCCCGAACACTGCAGCCTCAGCCAGCCTGGCCTGCCCACCGACATCTACCTGCCAG gatgGTCCACCTCCATGGAGACACCCTGCAGCCTGCGCACCACCAGCACCCCCAGCCCCGAGCCTGGGGCCACCGAGCTGACTCCGCTCTGA